CAAAGGCTAGAGATTAATCTCGTTTATGTCATATATGTTTCTTTGCTCAGACTAGAATTAGCGTAAATAAAAAACTGGGAAATGTTTCTTTTGTAATATCTTACTTTTAGTGATCAGAGATATCTGTACATAAAACGTTACTTTACTCTTTTTCTTATCTTTGGTGGTAATGTCTTGTCTTGCTGCTATCAGAGTGAGTACCAGCGAGGAGTTAGTGCCTGGAACTTCGATATTGAGGATTTAAAAGCGCAAGCATCACTGGTAAGAaatattctttttaatctttatcAATTATCAAGTTAGTTCATATTGAGACAGTATCTTCTTTTGGACAGTGTTTGGTTGGTTATACTAGTCAGTTAATctgatgtaatttttttctaggtgagagatgatgatgatgatgggccAGAGACCAgggaagaagatgaaagcatgAAATATGTTTTCAGTGAGGAGGTagtaatattttaaaactaCATCGGGcatctaattttctttttcaagagcAGTCCAAGTGTTCAATTTTTCTCCTGCTTCTTGAGAGTGCATATTAATCttattttatctttgttttctctttgaaattttgattctAAGCAAGTGAATTAATATTTTCTCATCTTTCAATGGCAGGATTCAATTGATTTCCAAACCAGTTTTGggaaattgaatttaaattatgaattatCACAGCCTGAGTACAGAGGGCGAAATAGTGGTGAAGAAAAACCACAGGCTGACGTCCTGAATAGAAAGGGAAAGGTTGTGGAAAGTGATTTACTGGAATCTGGATGCCAAGAGAAAGTTGGTTGGAGAAAAAATGGCTCAAGCACTGAGGCATCTTCATCAATGTCAGAAAAGGACATGGTTCAGGCCAAGACTAAAACTCAAACAGTGAAAATTCGCCAAACTCAGAGTGGCCCACTTATGCCTGGTGCTGTGCTTAGTCATTCAGTATCAGAGAGAGTGCGAATCTCTGAAAGGTTTGTCATGATGTATTTGGATTTATTCTACGAAGCCAAATTATTAACTTCTGTTTCATTTGAAAAGTTTCATTTTCCATATGCTCTTGTCATTTGGATATTTTTCTGGTGGTGTGGACAAGTAGCTGATGTTTAGTTAATTACTAGGACTGAGCTTGAAATTCAACCATCTACTGAGAAAGCTTTCCAACAAGTACGGCGGGCACCAAGCTTTAGTGGTCCTTTGATGCTTCCAAACCGAGCTTCGGCAAATAGTTTATCAGCTCCAATAAAGTCTACTGGAGGTAATGAAGTAATTCAATATGCATCAaatatcatcattatcatcactgCTGCTGATGCTGCTACCAATAGCCTGCAGGCTCACAGAATTTGTGACATTAACTATTTTTCCCCCTTAATAGGGTTTAGGGATTCCTTAGATGACAAGTCAAAGGCAAATCTGGTGCAAATTAGAGGAAGATTTTCAGTAACATCAGAGAATTTAGATCTTGTAAAGGTAAGGCTTCATAATGAACCCCCCCTTCCCTTCCCCAGGCAACTCGCTTTCTCTCCCCCTCCTCTCCCAATTATATGACTATCACTAACTTAAAGATGTGCCCTAGGATATTCCATTAAGTACAGTTCCACGACGGTCTACACAGGTATTTGGCCAATTTTCGCTTGAAAATATTGTTGAAGTAATTACAATGGGTTTCAAATTCTCACCTGATGTtctgttttgttgtttttaggGATCTCCATTAAGAAAGTCTGCTAGTGTTGGTGAATGGATTTTTGATTCCAAGCAAGCGGTTAGTATACTGCCTTGCTCAAATagtttaattatataaattatgtTAATAATCACCTTCATTTGTAGTACAATCACGTAAAAGATTTACTAATATGGTAGAATAATACTATCTTTTTgggggattttttttcttgagaggAAAGAAGACAATATTTGACGTCTGTGGGTGTCTGCAATGTTGTGTGAAAATTAGgtattactatttttaattttcagactTGTGTGCTGTACTTTGTTAATtattaatgtgtgtgtgtgtgtttgtgtaagCGGGTGGACAATAATGCCCAATTGTTAAGTAGCATTTTATCTTGATCCACATGTTTACATTTAATATATCTGACTCCCAAGTGGCGGATTATATTGAAGATCAAGTCTGACATTCTAGTATACTTGTAAGGTTTACTTCATAGAATTTGTCCTTATGATAgtctttatttttcctttaattcaTATAATGTAATTCTGTGTGTTTTCAGCCTATCAATCAGTCGCCAAAGGAATTTAGCAATGGTAATTTACCTGCTTCACTTCTCATGCCTCACCTTCAGCATCTTTTTATGCAGACCACAACGCAACAGGTGAAATCGAACttataaaagaaattatgattttatatttgattttgacCATTAGAATAGTCCTTGACAAACTTAAATCTGTGTTCAATAGATTCTTTTGCTAAAATTTTACTTGTATACTAGGATCTTATCATGAATTTGCTCTACAGCATGCAACCAGCTGAGGTAGCAGATGGTGAGTATGATTCTTGAGGTAGTTATATCTAGTTATATTGAGAAAATAGGTATCAAGCACGTTTGTAAAGCACTCCTATTTTTTTTCAGCTACCCAAAATGGAAAGTTGCCGCCATTGCCTCGTAGTTCAGAGAACAATGGAACTGTAAGTATATTTATCTATGTGCTTCTGGCTAGTTGGAAACTGTTtgaattcattttctttttacaaaagaAACATTGAAATTTTGCTGAAGAATAGGTTGTCCTTGCATTACTGAGACCCTATTATTAGCTTTGCTAGTTAGTAGAAATGTATTTATGAATGCAGCCAAGGTTTCTGTGATTAGACTTCCCTTCTGTAGGTTGCATTCTTACttagcctttttgtttttttaagttttggacggaaAAATAAAGACAATTCTGAGACTTCCTTTGCCAAAATTCATTCTAAGTTCTCTATGCCAATAattgctttttatattttattctttcaatAAGTGGTTATTGATTGATTGTTTTCATGGAAAGCACTCTGTTCGTATTAGTTTTTCTCATGAagtaacttattaaaaaaaaaaaggtttttcctCATGAAGTATTTTCATTACTCTCCAATAAATTTAGTATGAAAATCAAACTTACCAATTGTTATTGCATGAGGATCCTGTGGCCACAGTTCCAACAAAATGAGATGAAGGCATATGCAACTATGAATGGATCAAAGTTGGCACTTTATGTTCTTTGATTGTGTGTTGACCAGCATAATCCCATCAAATGTGACAAGTGTATGTGATCAGACAAGGATGATGTTTTTGCTCACTATTTGGCTTGTTACTCCACTATGATAAATATGATGAATTGGCATACATAGTTTTAGGTgccaaaaattttcaatgtgGAGGAGTCTGGTGAAAAGGTTCTTGAGAGCACCATTATGGAACCCTTACTCCATTATCTTGTTTAAATTCCATAATAaatctattttgtataaaacaGTTTCATGACTAATAACTATGTGTTTCTTTGCTTGGTGCTGATGACAATTGGACTGACATATTTTGATTAACGCTTTGCTCGATATTCTTCCCTAGTTTTTCTGATTTGTTCTTTCAACAGATTGAAACAGCGGCTTCTGAGAGGGAACGTTTACTTCTTCTCAAGATCTCTGAGCTTCAATTTAGGTCGGTATCATAAGTACTTCTGATCTctcttttgtttattgtttgtttttccAGTGTGTGGAGGTTTCTCTAAATTTCTCCCCATTTCTGCAGGACGGTCAATTTGTGTGAAGAGCTGACTGCTGAAAAGTTAAAATACATACAAGTGAGTTGCTCAGGGGGGGTTCAGTTTTGAATTATATGTTTCCATGACTTTGGGATGGGCCTAGCATGGAATTTTTAAAACAAGATAACTCACTCTAATAGAAATTGGTTGGTTTTGGTCGGTACTGATTGGCTGTTGACCTAGGAATAGGATTGTTAGTAGATTAACATGACGCCTGGATAGGTTCCTTTCAGGAATGCTCCACGGGCATcgtctttttgattttttacccATCAGGGTATAGAAAGAGGGTGGGGGTCCAATTGTTTATGTAGGAATTAATTATTAACATCATTTGAAGCTTGCATTGATAATTTAGTTATCACTAAACAGTTGCAGCAGCAGCTAAATGCTGTATCAGGTCAAGAAGAAAATGGAGACAGGAGGGAAGGGGATGCCTGATATTAAAAAATTCAGGTTATGTAAAGTGAAATCACCATGTACATCCAGGCAAGAGCTGTAAATCATATGCAGAAAGTGTTTTCCTACATTCTTTCTCAGTGCCAAGAGGGAACTGTTTTGGCTCATAGCAGTAAATAGAAGCAAAGAGTGGCATCCATGTGTCTGGATCTCTCTTCTGCCTACCGCGTgcaattattttctttgaagaTTTTCAGCCACCAAATATGACAAGCAAAAGTTCAAAGTTCATCAGTTGCTCTCATACAAATAGAAATGAGCTCCTCTCCTGCAGTCTCATGTTGTAACTTGGGAGTTGGCagttgattcttttttcttttccatttctttctCAATAGTTGCCATGAGAAGGGAGGGAGTAGTGGGGTTGTTGGTATACATTTTACAGTTTACCTAATTGTAAtgttcaattatatatattgaaatagtATTGTGGAAAACAGGATTTATGAGCTTTTATTTATGAGCTGTAAATTGGGCGATAGATTATTATTTTCATCTCTTTGTGCTTTTTTGTTGCATTGAACTTTCACTTGTGTTTTACTCGCGGTACAAGGTTCGCATAAAGCAACCTATATTTAAACCTTTAAAATACAGTTCCCacgaaaaaggaaaaagaaaagaaaatatatcaaTCTGAACGCATATTGGGCGTAGGCTCTCACTCTCGAATGTCGCCTCAACCACCTCGCTTGCTTCCCACTTCCTGTCACAAACCTTTTGGTTTTGACAAACTTCCTGTCCCAAACTGACAATGAGGGTTACTCATAGCTTTCTAACCAAAACTTTATGATATTTTTTGGAGTAAAAACATCAATACTCTATTAAGAGGTTAATTTGTAATATGCTCCTTGTGGGGATGAACATGAACTCGGGCCGAGAGAGAGACCCAATAGATAATTTCTAAAAAGATGGGCCCTGTTCAAAGATGTGAATATGAATGTGAATGAAGAGGCCTGTGGAATAAAAGATAACTTCCAGAGGTGAATCCTGTGGAGGTCCGAGCTGAttacctcttttttctttttatttttttttttttttttggttattgttgttgttgtaaacATCGAATAACATTAAAAACTAAAGAGAAAACACAGGTTCAAGACAAAGTCTGcttcattctaaaaaaaagaagacagtCTACTTAAGTACAGCCCATTAgcatcaaaattaaaaagatcTAAGATGTCCACAGGTGGACAATTAAACAAATGGAAGTCGCTGTTTTGCTTCGATCCTAATCGTGCGAGGGCATCTACACGTTTGTTTATTTCCCGGAAGCAATGCTTGACTTGGACTTGGGGAAGCTAGGCCATTAGGAACTTGCAGTCATCCACTAAAGGGGATATAGCATTATTGGAATAGCACGGGTTAGCCAATAAATCAACTATAGCTTTGCGTCTAGTTCTATTAGTACAGAAGAAAGCTTAAAGTTGAGACATTGAATCAGCCCATCCCTAAGACCTCACAGTTCCGCAACAAAGCTGGTGGTAATTCCAATCTTTTTGGCATAGCCACAGATCCATTCACCCTTTTCATTTCTAATGAGACCTCCACTTCCAGCAATACCCGAGTTCCCTTTAGATGAACCATCTGAATATAATTTGACCCAACCAATGTCAGGTTTCTCCTATCTCACTCTTCTGATAACCTGCTTGCATAACCCTCTAGGGGTTTGGCATAATGTTCGAACTCCACGGCTGCTCGATATGCTTCAAACCCCAGTTTGTGTTGGATGGGAATAAGCAGAGCCTTTTGGATAGCATATATGCAAGGAACCACGGTTGACCAGTTCTCCTGTGGATCGAGATGCCACCTTCCATTAGACTCACCTTGGAAAACGCTATGAAGAGATAAGGACCATTGGGGCAGTCACCTCTGCATTAATGAGATGTTTTCACCTAATCTCTTCCACATTAAATGCTAATTGATTGGCCTAAATAGTGAAAACACCCCCAAAAGTCCAATTTCATGATGAAAGAGTGGCAGAGCAGAAGAGTGATGGGACAAATATACCCCAAATCCAACGGGGAACGGGCTAACTGGggagagaaagaaggaaaaaatgtctataaaaggaggggaggTGCAGCAGATGGGGGgattcagaaaaattgagagaacagATTTATAGaagaacaagagagagaaagttgtAACAGTAGAATATGTCCAAgtgtttttagctttttaatCCTATCCCTCGTACCTTGGGAAAATTGTTCCTATATCAATAAAAGTCTTTTTTGATCCTTGTTATCTTTCAATCTGCTGTTTAGCTTTTCCATTGTGAAATTTCTGccatttcttttataaattaattgtgtaaGTCATTTTGTTGTCACTATGGTTGTTTTTTGACCCCCACACTCCTTATAATCCAAATCAATATCtaaattaataacttaattaataattatcaaaacaaaatgttttctATTTCACTTGAATTGTGGATGTGTGCAATTTACATTACAAATACTGTACAATTCacatcaaaatttgaaatctcGCAACtaatatgataatttttaaacaataaatttatatggTAAAGGAATGTTAAAAAGtgataatttttaaacaataaatttatatggTAAAGGAATGTTAAAAAGTGATTGCAAATTAATGCTGAGTTTTATAGTTCAATAATTGTTTAATTCTTCCATCcaaaataacacacacacacatattgataattcaatagtcggaaaaaataagatttgaattctaaatgtttttgttgaaaataccaAAAGATATTCATTGCGTTACAAAGCTCTTGGTGACAAAAGAACCTATACTTTCAACacttaaattttgagtttttttttttttttttttttttttttttttttttttatttattaaattttagtttttgaaccTATAAATCTgacataaattcaaattatatcatatatttttaattaaaaaagttgtgaaataaattttgggtttcactttatatttttaaacctTTATCTAATTTatagtgaccaaaaaaaaaaaaaaaaaaaaatcgatataTATTGTCAGTAGTTTGCTTTCTACCCTTTACCAAGCTCTACATTCTTTGTAGCTTCAACTGCCTGTAAAATAAACAGAAGAAAAGATGGGAAGAAAAAGGATCAAATAAGAGAATAGGTGTAAGTTATATTTAACTCCAGTGTCTAGAATAATCCCAACAATAAGTAGACAAGAAAACAGTACACAACACATTTTGGTGATTACAAATAAAAGAGTGAAGGAAATGCTTTTGCTTCATGTTCAGTTAATGTATTGCATCACTTTTCCACCCTAGGATTCAGCTCTAAATGTAGTGTTTGGATGCATCTAGAGTCATGTTCAATCTCACTGTAACACAATTTAAAGATGTAAAATATGCTTCCCCAAATGTCTGATTGATGATGTTAGAGATTAGACAACGATAATTAAAGAAAACAGAAGGGAGAAACAAATTACACCTATGAGCTCGTACTTCCCTAGTGACATTCCCATGGTTTATAAAGCTTGCACTTCTTGACCCCATCATATGTCAGCTTCTAAACAACaacccccccccaaaaaaaaaaaaaaatcctattattAACTACGACAGATCAGGCTAACAGGTCAACCAGACCAGCAGCCTTCACCCATTTAGCACTGCAGCTCTGGAATTTTGAATGCAGAGTGCATATGTTTCCTCAATTTAAAGCAATGTTGAAGCTCGCCCACAACTACTATGATAAAGTATTCGAGTTACTGTCTGAAACAAATGCTAACTGAAGAGACCCACCCATTTCGAGTAATTTCACAAGGGAATTAGTTGTACAAAGCCAGAGATATCATTTGGTGTATGAATTGTTGCTAAACATATAAACAAGAAATACGGAAAACAGATATCATCTCTCACCTGATCATACAGAAATTCTATCTGTTGAGCTTGATGCAGAACATGGGTGGACATAAGGTGATTCAATGCTGAAATTTCCACCAACTTAGTTTCAGTTTCTTGAACTCCATCCAGAAAACTAGTTAACTATACCTGCATAATGAGCAACGGCAAGCAGCTTTAACTTTAGGACGACCTCAGTCTAGAATTGAACAAGGGAAGAAACACGATTATGGGTGGTTTTAAACAAATGTGATCAGAGAGCCACTAATTTGGTTACCTGAAGGGCACGTGTTTCATCATCCAAAAGCTGCTGCTGGACTCTTAGATGGTCAGGTTGAAATTCATCAGGCTCCTTGAACTCTGACATATTTGATTTAGAGGTATCAGCAGAATTTGAATTGGCATTATGGTGGAGTTTTCTTCTAGGCATCGCTCTATTAATGGCATCTTGGAAGCGTATGGCTCTTAGCTGATCAAATTGCATTGTGACTGAATGAAGTCTCTCACTTAAAATTAAAACCTGCAGctcaagaaaatataataagaaaattaatcTATCAGATATGACaggaaaaaaacattattaatcAGTATTAAAAAATCCCTGATGACTCGTGAAAAAATATCAGCTACCCATTAGGTTAACCTTGGGAAATAATGAAAACAAGACAAGTGGTCCTATAACCACAACATCTAGGGCAGTTAGAAGTAGGTTTTCAGAATCAGAGAAGATAAGCCAATTGAGATAGACAAGGGTATCAATGAAAACATGAATTGGAACTCacaaagtggtaaaaataatcTAACTGGCCACCTCTATATCAGGTGAGACCAGACTTTTAAAAAGGAAGATCTGTCCAAACCCAGCACAACTCCAATAAAAGATAAatagatttaataaaaattagaagaaaaaaaaaaaaaatcataacacaCCATGTTTGTGCGCTATAGTATCGGCATTAGTATTATCTAATACTGCTCTTTCACCAAGCCAGCCCT
This DNA window, taken from Quercus robur chromosome 2, dhQueRobu3.1, whole genome shotgun sequence, encodes the following:
- the LOC126713224 gene encoding serine/threonine-protein kinase BLUS1-like isoform X2, whose protein sequence is MGGKTKNQRIYSANPNDYKLLEEVGYGATATVFRAIYLPSNEVVAVKCLDLDRCNSNLDDIRREAQTMILIDHPNVVRAYCSFVVGRNLWVVMPFMAEGSCLHLMKIAYPDGFEEAAIGSILKETLKALDYLHRQGHIHRDVKAGNILLDTNGVIKLADFGVSACTFDTGERQRTRNTFVGTPCWMAPEVLQPGSGYNSKADIWSFGITALELAHGHAPFSKYPPMKVLLMTIQNAPPGLDYDRDKKFSKSFKEMVAMCLVKDQAKRPTAEKLLKHSFFKHAKSPELSVKKLFADLPPLWNRVKALQLKDAAQLALKKMPSAEQEAISQSEYQRGVSAWNFDIEDLKAQASLVRDDDDDGPETREEDESMKYVFSEEDSIDFQTSFGKLNLNYELSQPEYRGRNSGEEKPQADVLNRKGKVVESDLLESGCQEKVGWRKNGSSTEASSSMSEKDMVQAKTKTQTVKIRQTQSGPLMPGAVLSHSVSERVRISERTELEIQPSTEKAFQQVRRAPSFSGPLMLPNRASANSLSAPIKSTGGFRDSLDDKSKANLVQIRGRFSVTSENLDLVKGSPLRKSASVGEWIFDSKQAPINQSPKEFSNGNLPASLLMPHLQHLFMQTTTQQDLIMNLLYSMQPAEVADATQNGKLPPLPRSSENNGTIETAASERERLLLLKISELQFRTVNLCEELTAEKLKYIQLQQQLNAVSGQEENGDRREGDA
- the LOC126713224 gene encoding serine/threonine-protein kinase BLUS1-like isoform X1, producing the protein MGGKTKNQRIYSANPNDYKLLEEVGYGATATVFRAIYLPSNEVVAVKCLDLDRCNSNLDDIRREAQTMILIDHPNVVRAYCSFVVGRNLWVVMPFMAEGSCLHLMKIAYPDGFEEAAIGSILKETLKALDYLHRQGHIHRDVKAGNILLDTNGVIKLADFGVSACTFDTGERQRTRNTFVGTPCWMAPEVLQPGSGYNSKADIWSFGITALELAHGHAPFSKYPPMKVLLMTIQNAPPGLDYDRDKKFSKSFKEMVAMCLVKDQAKRPTAEKLLKHSFFKHAKSPELSVKKLFADLPPLWNRVKALQLKDAAQLALKKMPSAEQEAISQSEYQRGVSAWNFDIEDLKAQASLVRDDDDDGPETREEDESMKYVFSEEDSIDFQTSFGKLNLNYELSQPEYRGRNSGEEKPQADVLNRKGKVVESDLLESGCQEKVGWRKNGSSTEASSSMSEKDMVQAKTKTQTVKIRQTQSGPLMPGAVLSHSVSERVRISERTELEIQPSTEKAFQQVRRAPSFSGPLMLPNRASANSLSAPIKSTGGFRDSLDDKSKANLVQIRGRFSVTSENLDLVKDIPLSTVPRRSTQGSPLRKSASVGEWIFDSKQAPINQSPKEFSNGNLPASLLMPHLQHLFMQTTTQQDLIMNLLYSMQPAEVADATQNGKLPPLPRSSENNGTIETAASERERLLLLKISELQFRTVNLCEELTAEKLKYIQLQQQLNAVSGQEENGDRREGDA